A single genomic interval of Bacillus smithii harbors:
- a CDS encoding conserved virulence factor C family protein has translation MKIVAIEPTPSPNTMKIILDEELPSGKSHNYKKEQSSDAPPVIADILKIDGVKGVYHVADFLAVERNGKYDWQEILPKVRRVFGEEVETKPEKRTANEHFGEVKVSVQMFKGIPLQIKLNDGQEEKRFGLPQEFLKAFEAAQQDGDNFVLQRTWKDYGVRYGDMDEIGKSMIEEITALYTRERLDALVDRARQGERQSEYRPERVKLTPEMLDESDWRKRYQLLERMEDPTLDDLPLLEKAMNDDKVAIRRLAVVYVGMIKDKKVLPLLYKALKDPVVAVRRTAGDCLSDLGFKEAIPAMCEALKDKSKIVRWRAAMYLYEVGDETALPALKAAENDPEFEVQMQIKMAIERIEGGQEGKGSVWKQMTEARKNEKSEEKK, from the coding sequence TTGAAAATTGTGGCAATAGAACCTACGCCTAGCCCTAATACAATGAAAATTATATTGGATGAGGAACTTCCCTCGGGGAAAAGCCATAATTACAAGAAAGAGCAAAGTAGTGATGCGCCCCCAGTCATCGCTGACATATTAAAGATAGATGGGGTAAAAGGCGTTTATCACGTGGCAGATTTCTTGGCAGTGGAACGAAATGGAAAATATGATTGGCAAGAAATTTTGCCGAAAGTACGACGCGTATTTGGCGAAGAAGTGGAAACCAAGCCCGAAAAGAGAACGGCCAATGAACATTTTGGGGAAGTAAAAGTATCGGTTCAAATGTTTAAAGGTATTCCATTGCAGATTAAATTAAATGACGGTCAAGAAGAAAAACGATTTGGACTGCCTCAGGAATTCCTTAAAGCTTTTGAAGCTGCTCAGCAAGATGGCGACAATTTTGTTCTGCAGCGTACTTGGAAAGATTACGGTGTTCGGTATGGGGATATGGATGAAATTGGAAAAAGTATGATAGAAGAAATCACCGCACTTTACACCCGGGAAAGGCTGGATGCGCTCGTTGATCGCGCCCGACAAGGAGAACGTCAAAGTGAGTATAGGCCAGAACGGGTCAAGTTGACACCCGAGATGTTGGATGAATCGGACTGGCGGAAGCGGTATCAGCTGTTGGAACGAATGGAAGATCCTACATTGGACGATTTGCCCTTGCTTGAAAAAGCGATGAACGATGATAAAGTAGCCATTCGCAGACTTGCAGTGGTCTATGTAGGCATGATCAAAGATAAAAAAGTATTGCCGCTTTTGTATAAAGCGTTAAAAGATCCGGTGGTGGCCGTCCGCCGAACAGCAGGAGATTGTTTATCCGACCTTGGATTTAAAGAAGCGATCCCTGCAATGTGTGAAGCTCTGAAGGATAAAAGCAAAATTGTCCGATGGCGTGCCGCCATGTATTTATATGAAGTCGGAGATGAAACGGCCCTTCCGGCATTAAAAGCGGCGGAAAATGATCCGGAGTTTGAAGTGCAAATGCAGATTAAAATGGCAATCGAACGAATAGAAGGTGGACAAGAGGGAAAAGGTTCTGTTTGGAAACAAATGACCGAAGCCCGAAAAAATGAAAAATCGGAGGAAAAGAAATGA
- a CDS encoding zinc-finger domain-containing protein, whose protein sequence is MDRKQLLEEVDELLQTYCRGCLVKSTLRKEYGKTRAHRFCIRECTVGEKLKEYGRRL, encoded by the coding sequence TTGGATAGGAAACAGTTGTTGGAAGAGGTGGATGAATTACTACAAACATATTGTCGAGGATGTTTAGTGAAATCCACGTTGCGAAAAGAATATGGGAAAACAAGGGCTCACCGATTTTGTATTCGTGAATGTACAGTAGGAGAAAAACTTAAAGAATACGGACGGCGACTTTAA
- the mntR gene encoding transcriptional regulator MntR, producing MPTPSMEDYIEQIYLLIENKGYARVSDIAEALSVHPSSVTKMVQKLDKDEYLVYEKYRGLVLTPKGKKIGKRLVDRHDLLESFLRTIGVKEENIYNDVEGIEHHLSWDSINRIADLLQFFEETPERIESLRMIQMKNEEEM from the coding sequence ATGCCAACGCCGAGCATGGAGGATTACATAGAACAAATTTACTTGTTAATTGAAAATAAAGGGTATGCAAGGGTTTCGGATATCGCCGAAGCTTTGTCTGTGCACCCATCTTCTGTGACCAAAATGGTTCAGAAGTTAGATAAAGATGAATATTTGGTATATGAGAAATATCGAGGTCTTGTCCTTACTCCAAAAGGGAAAAAAATCGGGAAGAGGCTTGTCGATCGTCATGATCTGTTGGAATCGTTTTTAAGAACGATTGGTGTAAAAGAAGAGAATATTTATAACGATGTGGAAGGAATTGAGCACCATTTGAGTTGGGACTCCATTAACCGCATTGCCGATTTGCTGCAATTTTTTGAAGAAACTCCCGAACGGATTGAATCGCTTCGCATGATTCAGATGAAAAATGAAGAAGAAATGTAA
- a CDS encoding formate--tetrahydrofolate ligase — protein MGIHTKVKTDIEIAQEAELKPIKEVAKSIGLEEEDLEFYGKYKAKLSYETLKRLNTKPNGKLILVTSINPTPAGEGKSTVTVGLGDALSQLGKKTMIALREPSLGPTMGIKGGAAGGGYAQVMPMEDINLHFTGDIHAITTANNALAALLDNHIHQGNELRIDPRRIVWKRSLDLNDRALRKIVVGLGGPSQGVPREDGFDITVASEIMAVLCLATDLQDLKRRLSQMVVAYNYDKEPVTAGDLGAEGALTLLLKDALKPNLVQTIEHTPALVHGGPFANIAHGCNSVMATKAALKLADVVVTEAGFGADLGAEKFLNIKTRAAGFQPDAVVIVATIRALKMHGGQGKSELNQENLSALRKGIANLQKHIESIQQFDLPLVVAVNRFITDTENEINELFQWCAEKQIPVALTEVWEKGGKGGLDLAEKVLKVIEQSNHSFRPLYSLEQSLEEKILAIVQSIYGGKGVEFSAKARKQLKEFEENGWSGLPICMAKTQYSLSDDPEKLGRPRDFVIHVRELLPKLGAGFIVALTGDVLTMPGLPKHPAANQMDVDEQGRAIGLF, from the coding sequence ATGGGTATACATACGAAAGTAAAGACCGATATCGAGATCGCCCAAGAGGCGGAGCTCAAGCCGATAAAAGAAGTCGCGAAATCGATTGGTTTGGAAGAAGAAGATTTAGAATTTTATGGGAAATATAAAGCGAAGTTGTCCTATGAAACGTTAAAGCGATTGAATACAAAACCAAACGGAAAACTGATTCTCGTTACTTCCATTAATCCGACTCCTGCGGGTGAAGGGAAATCGACGGTCACTGTTGGCTTGGGAGACGCTCTCTCGCAATTAGGCAAGAAAACGATGATTGCGTTGAGGGAACCTTCGCTAGGTCCGACGATGGGAATAAAAGGTGGAGCGGCAGGCGGGGGATATGCCCAAGTCATGCCAATGGAAGATATTAACTTGCATTTTACCGGGGACATCCATGCCATTACGACAGCGAATAATGCCTTGGCCGCTCTATTAGATAATCATATTCATCAAGGAAATGAGTTGAGAATCGACCCAAGACGGATTGTTTGGAAACGATCATTGGATTTGAACGACCGTGCGCTAAGAAAAATCGTGGTTGGATTAGGCGGTCCTTCACAGGGAGTGCCGCGCGAAGATGGCTTTGACATTACCGTTGCTTCTGAAATCATGGCGGTCCTTTGTCTCGCGACCGATTTACAGGATTTAAAAAGAAGGCTGTCGCAAATGGTAGTCGCCTACAATTACGATAAAGAGCCCGTAACCGCTGGCGATCTTGGGGCTGAAGGGGCCCTTACCCTATTGTTAAAAGATGCTCTGAAGCCGAACTTAGTCCAAACGATCGAGCATACACCTGCGCTGGTTCATGGCGGTCCTTTCGCCAATATTGCCCACGGCTGCAATAGTGTAATGGCCACAAAAGCTGCGTTGAAACTTGCGGACGTGGTCGTGACAGAAGCAGGATTTGGTGCTGATTTGGGAGCTGAAAAATTTCTCAATATCAAAACGCGCGCTGCCGGATTTCAACCGGATGCCGTCGTGATTGTCGCGACAATCCGTGCCTTGAAAATGCACGGCGGACAAGGAAAAAGCGAATTAAATCAAGAAAACCTGTCCGCTTTAAGAAAAGGCATCGCGAATTTGCAAAAACATATTGAATCCATCCAGCAATTTGACCTGCCTCTTGTCGTAGCGGTGAATCGGTTTATAACGGATACGGAAAACGAAATCAATGAACTTTTTCAATGGTGTGCCGAAAAACAAATCCCTGTGGCCTTAACGGAAGTGTGGGAAAAAGGCGGAAAAGGAGGCTTGGATTTGGCGGAAAAAGTGTTAAAAGTGATCGAGCAGTCCAATCATTCTTTCCGTCCTCTGTACTCCCTTGAACAAAGCTTGGAAGAAAAAATCTTGGCCATTGTTCAATCGATTTATGGCGGAAAAGGGGTTGAGTTTTCGGCAAAAGCTCGCAAACAATTGAAAGAGTTTGAAGAGAATGGTTGGAGTGGTTTGCCGATTTGCATGGCTAAAACTCAATACTCTTTATCGGATGATCCTGAAAAATTAGGTCGTCCAAGAGACTTTGTCATCCACGTACGGGAGCTGCTGCCAAAATTAGGTGCTGGTTTTATCGTCGCGCTGACAGGAGACGTGTTGACCATGCCCGGCCTTCCCAAACATCCTGCTGCCAATCAAATGGATGTCGATGAACAAGGAAGAGCGATCGGTTTATTTTAA
- a CDS encoding ABC-F family ATP-binding cassette domain-containing protein, which yields MKILSVEHLSKSYGDKVLFQDISFTIGEKERIGLIGVNGTGKSTLLKIVAGKDVADEGEISAPNDYSIAYLPQEPELIGDRTVLDQIFQSEAEVIRLLKEYEATVSLLEKYPQKMELTEKLFELQKKMDALNAWEANTNAKTILTKLGIDHFDQKIATLSGGQKKRVALAQVLIETPDLLILDEPTNHLDFETIQWLQDFLNKYPKSVFFVTHDRYFLDATANRMFELANGNIFLYKGNYQDYLEAKAVREEQEESLEKKRRNLYRRELAWIKRGAKARSTKQKARIERFEKLEEKVENRVKKEQLDIQLKGSRLGKQVFELKHASKAFGDKVILKNFDWIVKPHDRIGIVGRNGSGKSTFLNILAGKIPLDEGELVTGSTVKIAFYTQERTDMDENKRIIAYVREEAEVIETKSGERISAAQMLERFLFPMNTHGTPIRKLSGGEKRRLYLLKLLMSQPNVLFLDEPTNDLDTETLTVLEDYLEDFPGVVITVSHDRYFLDKTAKELLVFEGEGNIRHYYGSYSDYLNEQEAAKKPSPPLKEERKPKAAKSEKKRMTYLEKKEWEEIEDKIEDTENKIKELQQQLETTGSDFEKAQSIMEELNQLNEQLEFLIERWSYLSELA from the coding sequence ATGAAAATTTTATCCGTTGAACATTTGTCTAAATCATATGGGGATAAAGTATTGTTTCAAGATATTTCATTTACCATCGGTGAAAAAGAACGGATCGGGTTAATCGGGGTGAACGGCACAGGAAAATCGACGTTATTGAAAATTGTCGCAGGAAAGGACGTTGCGGATGAAGGGGAGATATCCGCACCGAATGATTATTCTATTGCGTATCTTCCTCAAGAACCGGAACTAATAGGAGATCGAACCGTTTTAGATCAAATTTTCCAAAGTGAAGCCGAGGTGATCCGTCTCTTAAAAGAATATGAAGCAACCGTGTCGCTGCTAGAAAAATATCCGCAAAAGATGGAATTAACGGAAAAATTGTTTGAACTACAAAAAAAGATGGACGCACTGAACGCTTGGGAAGCAAACACGAATGCCAAAACGATTTTAACGAAGTTGGGGATCGATCATTTTGATCAAAAAATTGCGACTCTCTCCGGAGGGCAAAAGAAACGGGTTGCCCTGGCGCAAGTATTGATTGAAACACCTGATTTGCTGATCTTGGACGAACCAACGAACCATCTTGATTTTGAAACGATTCAATGGCTTCAAGATTTTTTGAACAAATATCCGAAATCTGTTTTCTTTGTTACACATGATCGCTATTTTCTCGATGCGACTGCCAATCGAATGTTTGAATTGGCAAACGGAAACATTTTTCTTTATAAAGGAAATTACCAAGATTATCTGGAAGCGAAAGCGGTGCGTGAAGAACAGGAAGAATCTCTGGAGAAAAAACGCCGCAATTTGTACAGAAGAGAATTGGCGTGGATAAAACGAGGGGCTAAAGCACGATCCACAAAACAAAAGGCACGGATTGAACGCTTTGAAAAGCTCGAAGAAAAAGTGGAAAATCGCGTCAAAAAAGAGCAGCTCGATATTCAATTGAAAGGAAGCCGCCTCGGGAAACAAGTGTTTGAATTAAAACATGCTTCTAAAGCTTTCGGCGACAAGGTCATATTGAAAAATTTTGATTGGATTGTGAAGCCGCATGACCGCATCGGGATTGTCGGACGAAACGGGAGCGGCAAATCTACCTTCTTAAATATTTTGGCTGGGAAAATTCCTTTGGATGAAGGAGAATTGGTGACTGGATCAACCGTTAAAATCGCTTTTTACACACAAGAGCGTACCGACATGGATGAAAATAAGCGGATCATCGCTTATGTTCGAGAAGAAGCAGAAGTGATTGAAACAAAAAGCGGTGAACGCATTTCAGCCGCCCAAATGCTGGAAAGATTTCTTTTTCCGATGAACACGCATGGAACGCCGATTCGAAAGCTGTCCGGAGGCGAGAAGCGGCGGCTTTATTTATTAAAACTGTTAATGTCACAGCCCAATGTGCTGTTTTTAGACGAACCAACGAATGATCTTGATACGGAAACTTTAACGGTGTTGGAAGATTATTTGGAGGATTTTCCCGGCGTGGTCATAACGGTCTCCCATGATCGCTATTTTTTGGATAAAACGGCCAAAGAGCTGCTCGTTTTTGAAGGAGAGGGGAACATACGTCACTATTACGGATCTTACAGTGACTATTTGAACGAGCAGGAGGCAGCGAAAAAACCTTCTCCACCGTTGAAAGAGGAACGTAAACCTAAAGCAGCAAAATCCGAAAAGAAAAGAATGACGTATTTAGAAAAAAAAGAATGGGAGGAAATTGAAGACAAAATTGAGGATACAGAAAACAAGATCAAAGAGTTGCAACAACAACTAGAAACAACCGGAAGCGATTTTGAAAAGGCACAGTCGATCATGGAGGAACTAAATCAATTAAACGAACAGCTCGAATTTTTGATTGAACGGTGGAGCTATCTTTCGGAATTAGCCTAA
- the sspL gene encoding small, acid-soluble spore protein L — translation MSKNRNRGRGTKAPGVNPQGYGQDADFTPDPKSRLENAAKKSNKK, via the coding sequence ATGAGCAAAAACAGAAACCGAGGAAGAGGAACAAAAGCACCAGGCGTTAATCCGCAAGGCTATGGCCAAGATGCCGATTTTACTCCCGATCCTAAAAGCCGATTGGAAAATGCAGCCAAAAAATCGAATAAAAAATAG
- a CDS encoding excisionase family DNA-binding protein — MYLTIKETADYLSLPEKYIESLILHNKIRAVFDGEQYLIYKDQFNTHLEQMEKLKKQLEEWYNEPIPEDLDVKDED; from the coding sequence ATGTATTTAACGATAAAAGAAACAGCGGATTATTTATCATTGCCGGAAAAGTATATTGAAAGCTTGATACTTCATAATAAAATCCGCGCTGTTTTTGACGGAGAACAGTATTTAATTTATAAAGATCAATTCAATACTCATTTAGAACAAATGGAAAAATTAAAAAAACAGTTGGAAGAATGGTACAATGAACCGATTCCGGAAGACTTGGATGT
- a CDS encoding class I SAM-dependent methyltransferase, whose protein sequence is MKSNEWTDYTKDQWNQNAQNWHARSKNMWEKGSRKEILPFLQSALPIGKKICDLGCGDGYAALKLAEAGYLVTGIDLSEQMISIAKSYQHPNVRFLVGDLSNVPIPDHSQDGVLAINSIEWTESPLDVIREIERILIPKGIACIGILGPTAGPRENAYPRLLGEKVMMNTMMPWEFSKLASEHGFITLKELHVPKRETDRTILSTLPDPLKQAISFMTVFLLQKVN, encoded by the coding sequence TTGAAATCAAACGAGTGGACGGACTATACGAAGGATCAATGGAATCAGAATGCGCAAAATTGGCATGCTAGAAGTAAGAATATGTGGGAAAAAGGTAGCCGAAAAGAAATATTGCCATTTTTACAAAGCGCTTTGCCAATTGGAAAAAAGATTTGCGATTTAGGGTGTGGCGACGGTTATGCCGCATTAAAATTGGCTGAAGCCGGTTATCTGGTGACGGGTATTGATCTTTCTGAACAAATGATCAGCATCGCAAAGTCTTATCAGCATCCGAACGTCCGATTTTTAGTTGGAGATCTTTCAAATGTGCCGATTCCCGATCACTCACAGGACGGGGTGCTGGCGATCAATTCTATTGAATGGACGGAGTCTCCTTTGGACGTAATACGTGAAATAGAAAGGATTTTAATACCGAAAGGAATCGCCTGTATAGGGATTTTGGGCCCAACCGCCGGTCCGAGGGAAAATGCATACCCTAGATTGTTGGGGGAAAAAGTGATGATGAATACAATGATGCCATGGGAATTTAGCAAATTAGCATCTGAGCATGGTTTTATAACATTAAAGGAACTCCATGTTCCGAAAAGGGAAACGGACAGAACCATATTATCCACTCTCCCCGACCCATTAAAACAGGCGATTTCTTTTATGACTGTCTTTTTGCTGCAGAAGGTGAATTGA
- a CDS encoding DUF3892 domain-containing protein — protein MEYIVAVQRNSLGDIVSVQTSKGRIISYQKALMEAEAGMLGGTEIQWNKDGNRILLNKMSEDIYFSDFPSIY, from the coding sequence ATGGAATATATTGTTGCTGTCCAAAGAAACTCTTTAGGAGACATCGTTAGTGTTCAAACCTCCAAAGGAAGGATCATTTCCTACCAAAAAGCCTTGATGGAAGCAGAAGCTGGGATGTTGGGCGGCACCGAAATCCAATGGAACAAAGATGGTAACCGAATTTTATTGAATAAAATGTCCGAGGACATCTACTTTTCTGATTTCCCTTCCATTTATTAA
- a CDS encoding DMT family transporter gives MKGDSMMKWLSDISLFIVALVWGSTFVMIQNAIDFLPPLFFNGVRFGLAGLVMFLIVVLRKDQKTFSFNAIGYGSVLGLCLFIGYAFQTVGLLYTTVAKSSFITGLYVVFVQFLAFVLLKIKPSFSAIVGSFTAALGLYLLTSAGDGGSWNKGDVLSLFCAIAFAFHIVLTGKFTHKASVLMLTTVQFFTVSILSFIGSFLLENWQTTFQLSVLIKPSVFYPLLMTSLLATDAAFFIQTYAQKYTSPPKVAFILSMEPVFGVLTAYFWIGERLSWSGVTGSLLIFLSMVISEVPIFQYFFRKKAG, from the coding sequence ATGAAAGGAGACAGTATGATGAAATGGCTTTCTGATATTTCATTATTCATAGTTGCACTTGTATGGGGCTCAACATTTGTGATGATTCAAAACGCAATTGACTTTTTGCCGCCACTCTTCTTTAATGGTGTAAGGTTTGGTTTGGCCGGGCTTGTCATGTTTCTCATTGTCGTGCTTCGAAAAGATCAAAAAACCTTTTCTTTCAATGCGATCGGCTATGGAAGTGTACTTGGATTATGCTTGTTTATTGGATATGCTTTCCAAACGGTCGGGCTATTGTACACCACTGTTGCCAAATCGAGTTTTATCACTGGATTGTATGTTGTTTTTGTTCAGTTTTTGGCTTTCGTTCTTTTGAAAATAAAACCTTCTTTTTCTGCCATCGTAGGCTCGTTTACAGCGGCTTTAGGTCTTTATTTACTTACTTCGGCAGGTGATGGAGGTAGCTGGAATAAAGGGGATGTTCTCAGTTTATTTTGCGCCATTGCGTTCGCATTTCATATCGTATTGACAGGAAAATTTACCCATAAAGCTTCCGTGCTGATGTTAACGACCGTCCAATTTTTCACCGTATCCATTCTTAGTTTCATTGGATCCTTCCTGTTGGAGAATTGGCAAACAACTTTTCAACTTTCTGTTCTTATAAAACCTTCTGTTTTTTATCCGTTACTGATGACTTCCTTGTTGGCAACGGACGCTGCTTTTTTTATTCAAACATACGCCCAAAAATATACGTCCCCGCCAAAGGTGGCTTTCATCTTGTCAATGGAACCTGTATTTGGAGTCCTGACCGCCTATTTTTGGATCGGTGAACGGCTGTCATGGTCAGGAGTGACCGGTTCTTTATTGATTTTTCTAAGTATGGTGATATCAGAAGTGCCTATTTTTCAGTATTTTTTCCGGAAAAAGGCCGGTTAA
- a CDS encoding TerC family protein: protein MSEIIQDITKTYAQFFEWDMWMEVLTDPVSWGLIGTLVVLEGLLSSDNALVLAVMVRHLPGAQRRKALFYGLIGAYLLRFIAIGIGVYLIKLWWIKVLGALYLAWLSIHYFVDKSMGEKVDQEVTGIKKNGLLIKLFGPFWGTVAAVEMMDAAFSVDSILAAFGISEKVWVLLIGGMLGVLMMRGVAGLFLRLIDRIPELETTAYVIIVFISIKMLLSVFHIEIEHVYFFAFILLCFILTFATHILRKK, encoded by the coding sequence ATGTCAGAGATAATTCAAGACATCACAAAGACTTATGCACAATTTTTTGAATGGGACATGTGGATGGAAGTGTTAACGGATCCCGTAAGCTGGGGACTGATCGGTACTCTCGTTGTTTTAGAGGGGCTTCTCTCTTCCGACAACGCTTTAGTATTAGCGGTGATGGTTCGCCATCTTCCCGGTGCCCAAAGAAGAAAAGCGCTGTTTTACGGACTGATTGGTGCATATCTTTTAAGATTTATTGCCATTGGGATCGGTGTTTATTTAATTAAGCTATGGTGGATTAAAGTACTTGGAGCACTTTATCTTGCCTGGTTGTCTATCCATTACTTTGTCGATAAGAGTATGGGCGAAAAAGTGGATCAAGAGGTTACCGGGATCAAGAAAAATGGCTTATTAATCAAGTTGTTCGGGCCATTTTGGGGTACAGTAGCGGCCGTGGAGATGATGGATGCGGCTTTTTCTGTTGACAGCATCTTGGCAGCTTTCGGAATCAGTGAAAAAGTATGGGTCCTGTTGATTGGCGGAATGTTGGGAGTTCTGATGATGAGAGGAGTCGCCGGGTTGTTTTTGCGGCTCATTGATCGTATTCCAGAACTGGAAACTACCGCTTACGTCATCATTGTTTTTATATCCATAAAAATGCTCTTAAGTGTTTTCCATATTGAAATTGAGCATGTTTATTTCTTCGCATTTATACTCCTATGTTTTATATTGACCTTTGCAACCCATATATTAAGAAAGAAATGA
- a CDS encoding BrxA/BrxB family bacilliredoxin, producing MTNAYEEYMKQLVKPMRQELVDAGFQELITPEEVVHFMDQAEGTTLVFVNSMCGCAAGLARPAAVKAIAESEKKPDHLVTVFAGQDREATAKMREYFTGYEPSSPSMAILKGKEVVHFIPREDIEYHEVEDIVTNLTNALHQFCD from the coding sequence ATGACGAATGCTTATGAAGAATATATGAAACAATTAGTGAAGCCGATGAGACAGGAATTGGTGGACGCCGGTTTTCAAGAGTTGATCACACCGGAAGAAGTCGTTCATTTCATGGACCAAGCAGAAGGAACGACACTAGTATTTGTCAATTCTATGTGCGGCTGCGCTGCGGGGCTTGCTCGTCCTGCAGCCGTTAAGGCGATCGCAGAATCAGAGAAAAAGCCGGATCATTTGGTGACGGTTTTTGCTGGACAAGATCGGGAAGCTACGGCCAAAATGCGGGAATATTTTACAGGCTATGAGCCTTCATCGCCGTCCATGGCCATATTAAAAGGCAAAGAAGTTGTTCACTTTATTCCGAGGGAAGATATCGAATACCATGAGGTTGAAGACATCGTTACCAATTTAACGAATGCCCTTCATCAGTTTTGCGATTAA
- the cspD gene encoding cold-shock protein CspD: MQNGKVKWFNNEKGYGFIEVEGGDDVFVHFTAIQGDGYKSLEEGQAVSFEIVEGNRGPQAANVVKL; this comes from the coding sequence ATGCAAAACGGTAAAGTAAAATGGTTTAACAATGAAAAAGGCTATGGGTTTATTGAAGTTGAAGGCGGAGACGACGTATTCGTTCATTTCACAGCTATTCAAGGTGACGGTTACAAATCACTTGAAGAAGGTCAAGCAGTTTCTTTCGAAATCGTTGAAGGTAACCGCGGACCACAAGCTGCTAATGTTGTAAAACTTTAA
- a CDS encoding reverse transcriptase-like protein has product MKMKIKWLYSQKKIQDIWFESDWMEKEKVLPLIQDLEKTGRLKQVVVIDELQNQWSKKEYIKLNEKLEEEPVDITVYFDGGFDRNTFTAGTGIVIYYTKSGVPYRIRANHKLDELESNNEAEYAALYQAMQMLEELGVKNTVCTISGDSLGVLKQLSGEWPCFEENLNKWLDRIEAKINELQIKPLYKEVDRKQNKEADKLASQALKGITINSHSKL; this is encoded by the coding sequence ATGAAAATGAAAATAAAATGGCTATACAGCCAAAAGAAAATCCAGGACATATGGTTTGAATCAGACTGGATGGAGAAAGAAAAAGTTCTGCCGCTGATCCAAGATTTAGAAAAAACCGGAAGATTGAAGCAAGTAGTTGTCATCGACGAGTTGCAAAATCAGTGGTCCAAAAAAGAATATATAAAATTAAACGAAAAGCTGGAGGAAGAGCCGGTTGATATCACGGTGTATTTTGACGGAGGATTTGACCGTAACACATTTACAGCAGGCACTGGTATCGTTATTTATTACACAAAAAGTGGGGTGCCCTACAGGATAAGAGCCAACCATAAGCTAGATGAACTAGAATCCAATAATGAAGCGGAATATGCAGCTTTATATCAAGCCATGCAAATGCTGGAAGAACTAGGGGTCAAAAATACGGTATGCACCATTTCCGGCGATTCATTAGGGGTATTAAAACAGTTGTCCGGGGAGTGGCCATGCTTTGAAGAAAATCTAAATAAATGGCTGGACAGGATTGAAGCGAAAATCAACGAACTGCAAATAAAGCCTCTTTACAAAGAGGTGGATAGAAAGCAAAATAAAGAAGCGGACAAATTAGCGAGCCAAGCGCTGAAAGGAATTACAATAAACAGTCATTCGAAATTATGA